In Turicibacter sanguinis, a genomic segment contains:
- a CDS encoding ABC transporter substrate-binding protein has protein sequence MKKHLKRLFGATMATALLGTTLVGCGNETASGSDTTKGNSKGTTITYSIWDKGQEPGMQAIADAFEEKNPGITVNVEVTPWDQYWTKLEAAATGGTLPDVFWMHSSQHIRYANSGMLMDLNEVIENSEVLDMNNFAQGVVDLYNVDGAQIAIPKDVSTIGLWYNKTLFDEAGVEYPNENWTWDDLLSAAHDLTDSEKGVYGLNAPLNTEENLFNYVYQNGGDILINDKTESGYSLPETQEALEWYANLSLVEKVSPSQTQFAENGNSTLFTSGKVAMGMFGSWMYNEFITNEYTAKNCAVAALPQGKAGNATIYNGLGNSVAANTKNKEAAIKFIEFLGSEEANIIQGEYASAIPAYGAAQQAWVEATTKNNFDTQCLVDMLEYGHIKPYTKNTAKWETVEMEILRKVWAGELSVTDACHQLVTQINAILAAE, from the coding sequence ATGAAAAAACATTTAAAAAGATTATTTGGGGCGACAATGGCAACTGCTCTTTTAGGAACAACATTAGTAGGGTGTGGAAATGAGACAGCATCAGGTTCTGATACAACGAAAGGAAACTCAAAAGGAACGACAATTACTTATTCCATTTGGGATAAAGGTCAAGAGCCAGGCATGCAGGCCATTGCGGATGCATTTGAAGAAAAAAATCCAGGAATTACAGTTAATGTAGAGGTAACTCCTTGGGATCAATATTGGACAAAACTTGAAGCTGCGGCTACTGGGGGAACGTTACCAGATGTATTCTGGATGCACTCAAGCCAACATATCCGTTATGCAAATAGTGGAATGTTAATGGATTTAAATGAAGTGATTGAAAATAGTGAAGTACTCGATATGAACAATTTTGCTCAAGGTGTTGTTGATTTATACAATGTGGATGGAGCGCAAATTGCCATTCCAAAAGATGTTTCAACAATCGGTCTGTGGTACAACAAAACATTATTTGATGAAGCGGGTGTTGAATATCCAAATGAAAATTGGACATGGGATGATTTATTGAGTGCTGCTCACGACCTAACTGATTCTGAAAAAGGGGTTTATGGATTAAATGCTCCTTTAAACACAGAAGAAAATTTATTTAACTATGTTTATCAAAATGGGGGAGATATCCTTATCAACGATAAAACAGAATCAGGGTATTCATTACCAGAAACACAAGAAGCTTTAGAGTGGTATGCAAATTTAAGTTTAGTAGAAAAAGTGTCACCTTCTCAAACACAATTTGCTGAAAATGGAAATTCAACCTTATTTACATCAGGAAAAGTTGCAATGGGAATGTTCGGTTCTTGGATGTATAACGAATTTATTACAAATGAATATACGGCAAAAAATTGTGCAGTAGCAGCATTACCACAAGGAAAAGCAGGAAATGCAACCATTTATAATGGATTAGGAAATTCAGTAGCAGCTAATACGAAAAATAAAGAAGCAGCAATTAAATTCATTGAATTCTTAGGATCAGAAGAAGCAAACATCATTCAAGGTGAGTACGCATCAGCTATTCCGGCTTACGGTGCAGCGCAACAGGCTTGGGTTGAAGCAACAACTAAAAATAATTTTGATACACAATGCTTAGTTGATATGTTAGAGTACGGACACATTAAACCTTACACTAAAAACACAGCAAAATGGGAAACAGTAGAAATGGAAATCTTACGTAAAGTATGGGCTGGTGAGTTATCAGTAACAGATGCTTGTCATCAATTAGTGACGCAAATTAATGCTATTTTAGCAGCAGAATAA
- a CDS encoding carbohydrate ABC transporter permease, which produces MAIALNKRKVKSTAKLKNAKHNEWMWGYILVAPTVIGLLILNIIPLIQTFILSFQKTGDFGSSQWAGFENYKRLFSDPAVWQATGNTLKYVLMVIPFIIIFSLLVAVLLNQKIKGKSIYRVIYFLPMVAAPAAVAMVWKWLFNSEFGLINYLLSLIGIQGPQWVSDPNFALIAIAIVGIWSAVGYNMILLLAGLQEIPKDYYEAASIDGAGSIRQFFSVTLPLVSPSLYFVMVTSIISAFQVFDVIFMMIDKTSMAIESTQSLVYLFYQHSFTVNDKGYGSAIIMLLLAIIMVITFIQSKIEKKWVHY; this is translated from the coding sequence ATGGCGATTGCATTAAATAAAAGAAAAGTAAAAAGTACCGCTAAACTAAAAAATGCGAAGCATAATGAGTGGATGTGGGGATATATTTTAGTAGCGCCAACAGTCATTGGATTATTAATTTTAAATATTATCCCACTAATTCAGACATTTATTTTAAGTTTTCAAAAAACAGGTGATTTTGGATCTTCTCAATGGGCTGGTTTTGAAAATTATAAACGTTTATTTTCAGATCCAGCCGTTTGGCAAGCCACAGGGAACACATTAAAATACGTCCTCATGGTGATTCCATTTATTATCATCTTTTCATTATTAGTTGCTGTCTTATTAAATCAAAAAATTAAAGGGAAAAGCATTTATCGCGTTATTTATTTTTTGCCAATGGTTGCGGCACCAGCTGCTGTTGCGATGGTTTGGAAATGGTTATTTAACTCAGAATTCGGTTTAATTAATTATTTATTAAGCCTCATTGGAATACAGGGACCTCAATGGGTAAGTGATCCTAATTTCGCTTTAATTGCCATTGCCATCGTTGGAATTTGGAGTGCTGTTGGTTACAATATGATTTTATTATTAGCAGGTCTTCAAGAAATTCCAAAAGATTATTACGAAGCCGCTAGTATTGATGGAGCAGGATCAATTCGCCAATTCTTCAGTGTCACATTACCATTAGTTTCACCAAGCTTATACTTTGTAATGGTCACAAGTATCATCTCAGCGTTCCAAGTATTCGATGTTATCTTCATGATGATTGATAAAACAAGTATGGCAATTGAAAGTACACAATCACTTGTTTACTTATTCTATCAACATTCATTCACCGTTAATGATAAAGGTTATGGATCAGCGATTATC